One part of the [Synechococcus] sp. NIES-970 genome encodes these proteins:
- the cytM gene encoding cytochrome cM produces MLTLAIAALGMFGAYNSQASDPYVQQVLSLRGDDLRGSAIFQINCAGCHGVSASGNVGPDLRSVAQRKSDVRLIQQVISGKTPPMPKFQPAPQDMADLLSYLRTL; encoded by the coding sequence ATGCTGACATTGGCGATCGCTGCCCTGGGGATGTTTGGTGCTTACAATTCCCAAGCCAGTGATCCCTATGTCCAACAGGTCTTGAGTCTACGGGGTGATGATTTACGCGGTAGTGCAATTTTTCAGATTAATTGTGCTGGCTGCCACGGCGTGAGTGCCAGTGGCAATGTTGGCCCAGATCTGCGCTCAGTGGCCCAACGCAAATCCGATGTACGTTTAATCCAACAGGTAATCAGTGGTAAAACTCCACCCATGCCCAAGTTCCAGCCAGCACCCCAAGATATGGCTGACCTATTGAGTTATCTTCGTACCCTCTAG
- a CDS encoding hypothetical protein (conserved hypothetical protein), whose product MARSILLGLLWFGFVLYAFWGAPPNQPDTLALILALSQGNWDGLNPLVIALFNAMGILPVMYGALLFLDGRGQKLPAWAFAAGSFFLGAFALLPYLALRRDNPTFVGQKNIWLRWQDSRLLGLFCLIALVVLFIYGLGQGDWSDYGAKFANDRFIQVMSLDFCLLSLLFPILLGDDFDRRGLTEKKGWLWAIAFTPPFGAALYLALRPPTLTASGNVTVASMPTADRGN is encoded by the coding sequence ATGGCTCGCTCAATTCTCCTTGGTTTATTGTGGTTTGGGTTTGTTCTCTATGCTTTTTGGGGAGCGCCGCCGAATCAACCGGATACCCTGGCGCTGATCCTCGCCTTGTCCCAGGGGAATTGGGATGGGCTTAATCCACTCGTCATTGCGCTGTTTAATGCCATGGGAATCTTACCCGTGATGTATGGGGCCTTGCTGTTTTTAGATGGTCGGGGCCAAAAATTACCCGCCTGGGCCTTCGCCGCAGGGAGCTTTTTCCTCGGTGCTTTTGCGTTATTGCCCTACCTGGCTTTACGGCGGGACAATCCTACTTTTGTGGGTCAAAAAAATATTTGGCTCCGCTGGCAAGATTCGCGGCTGTTGGGTTTATTTTGCCTAATTGCTCTGGTGGTGTTGTTTATCTATGGTTTAGGCCAGGGTGATTGGTCTGACTATGGGGCTAAATTTGCCAATGATCGCTTCATTCAGGTCATGAGCTTAGATTTTTGTTTACTGTCGCTGCTGTTTCCGATCTTGCTGGGGGATGATTTTGACCGCCGGGGTTTGACAGAGAAAAAAGGGTGGCTCTGGGCGATCGCCTTCACTCCCCCTTTTGGGGCCGCCTTGTATTTAGCCCTACGCCCTCCCACTCTGACAGCCTCCGGCAATGTTACTGTGGCATCCATGCCCACGGCAGATCGGGGGAACTGA
- a CDS encoding oxidoreductase, short chain dehydrogenase/reductase family, with product MEALVIGASRGIGLAFIRQYLGMIHCQRVYGTYRHLSAELKLLQAEYPERLVLLPVDVTQEDQIIQAIATLKGQAQRLDEVIYCVGLLHQQTLQPEKSLRHIHPENLLTYFQINAIGAVLWAKHLAPLLRHGDRAVFAAISAKVGSIEDNRLGGWYGYRASKAALNMFLKNIAIEWKRTMSQAIVVALHPGTTDTELSQPFQKNVPPEKLFTPERTANQLRLVLDRLTDQDSGQFLSWDGTPLPW from the coding sequence ATGGAAGCACTTGTGATCGGGGCTAGTCGCGGCATTGGCCTTGCTTTTATCCGGCAATATTTAGGGATGATCCATTGTCAGCGGGTCTACGGCACCTACCGCCACCTGTCAGCGGAATTAAAGCTGCTCCAGGCTGAATATCCAGAACGCTTGGTTTTACTGCCCGTAGATGTGACCCAAGAAGATCAAATTATCCAGGCGATCGCCACCCTTAAGGGCCAAGCGCAGCGGCTCGATGAAGTCATTTATTGTGTCGGTCTACTCCACCAGCAGACTCTTCAACCAGAAAAAAGCCTCCGTCACATTCACCCTGAGAATTTACTGACCTACTTTCAAATCAATGCCATTGGTGCGGTGCTCTGGGCCAAGCATTTAGCGCCCCTCCTGCGCCACGGCGATCGCGCTGTGTTTGCCGCCATCTCTGCTAAGGTCGGGAGCATTGAAGATAACCGTTTGGGGGGCTGGTATGGTTATCGCGCCTCAAAAGCTGCCCTAAATATGTTCCTAAAAAATATTGCGATCGAATGGAAACGCACCATGTCCCAGGCGATCGTGGTGGCTCTCCACCCGGGCACGACTGACACCGAGTTATCCCAACCCTTTCAAAAAAATGTCCCCCCCGAAAAGCTTTTTACGCCAGAACGTACTGCGAATCAGCTGCGCCTCGTGCTCGATCGCCTGACGGATCAAGACAGTGGCCAGTTTTTGAGTTGGGATGGAACTCCCTTGCCCTGGTAG
- a CDS encoding DEAD/DEAH box helicase domain-containing protein, protein MTFDTLGLSAALLRAVADENYSAATPIQQQAIPPILQGKDILASAQTGTGKTASFTLPLLQLLSENTARKGQRSPRALILTPTRELAIQVSESVNTYGKYLSLKTVVVFGGVNINRQIKGLEQGADIVVATPGRLLDHVAQKTVDLSRIEILVLDECDRMLDMGFIRDIRKILARIPENRQTLLFSATFSTEIQKLAKTLLKNPVQVEVAPRNTAAEQVEQVVHPVDRDRKRELLSYLIGFNNWRQVLVFTRTKHGANRLAEQLAQDGLKTAAIHGNKSQAARSRALNEFKQGKVRVLVATDVASRGLDIDQLPHVVNFELPNVPEDYVHRIGRTGRAGNEGRAISLVSHDEHPLLKDIEKLLKRKLDKDIIAGYEPNPVTPGESSKTSQGNPRQSRVARNQPGPKNRSSTSRKPRSSTTSKHKRRGPG, encoded by the coding sequence ATGACATTTGACACCCTCGGTCTTTCGGCCGCACTATTGCGCGCTGTTGCCGACGAAAACTACAGTGCTGCAACCCCGATTCAACAGCAGGCGATCCCACCCATCTTGCAAGGAAAAGACATTCTCGCCAGCGCCCAGACCGGTACAGGAAAAACAGCCAGTTTTACACTCCCTCTACTCCAACTTCTGAGTGAAAATACTGCGCGAAAAGGACAACGATCGCCTAGGGCATTAATCCTCACCCCGACCCGTGAACTGGCCATCCAGGTGAGTGAAAGCGTTAACACCTACGGTAAATATTTGTCGCTGAAGACGGTGGTCGTCTTTGGGGGCGTCAATATCAATCGGCAAATCAAAGGTTTAGAACAGGGTGCAGATATTGTGGTGGCCACACCGGGGCGATTACTGGACCATGTGGCCCAAAAAACAGTCGATCTCTCCCGCATTGAGATTTTGGTCTTGGACGAATGCGATCGCATGTTAGATATGGGCTTTATCCGCGATATTCGCAAAATTTTGGCGAGAATCCCAGAAAATCGCCAGACATTGCTCTTTTCAGCCACATTTTCCACTGAAATTCAAAAACTAGCAAAAACATTACTCAAAAATCCAGTACAGGTTGAAGTGGCTCCCCGCAATACCGCCGCTGAACAGGTGGAGCAGGTGGTGCATCCCGTCGATCGCGATCGCAAACGGGAATTATTGTCCTATCTCATTGGCTTTAACAATTGGCGACAGGTTTTAGTATTTACCCGCACCAAACATGGGGCGAACCGCCTGGCGGAACAATTGGCCCAGGATGGCCTAAAAACAGCAGCAATTCACGGCAATAAAAGTCAGGCCGCCCGCAGCCGCGCCTTAAACGAATTTAAACAGGGTAAGGTTCGCGTGTTGGTGGCGACAGACGTGGCCTCCCGGGGTTTGGATATTGACCAGTTGCCCCATGTGGTGAACTTTGAGCTACCCAATGTACCAGAAGATTATGTCCATCGCATCGGCCGCACAGGGCGGGCGGGCAATGAAGGCCGGGCGATTTCGCTGGTATCCCACGATGAACATCCCCTCCTAAAAGATATTGAAAAGCTGCTGAAGCGCAAACTCGACAAAGACATCATTGCTGGTTACGAGCCAAACCCTGTAACCCCCGGAGAATCAAGCAAAACATCCCAGGGGAACCCCAGACAAAGCCGGGTTGCTCGAAATCAACCAGGCCCCAAAAACCGTTCTAGCACGAGTAGAAAACCACGCTCTTCTACCACTAGCAAACACAAACGCCGGGGACCAGGTTAG
- the pdhB gene encoding pyruvate dehydrogenase E1 beta chain, translating to MAETLLFNALRQAIDEEMARDETVFVMGEDVGHYGGSYKVTKDLAKKYGDLRVLDTPIAENSFTGMAVGAAMTGLRPIIEGMNMGFLLLAFNQISNNAGMLRYTSGGNFTIPMVIRGPGGVGRQLGAEHSQRLEAYFQAVPGLKIVACSTPYNAKGLLKAAIRDENPVLFFEHVLLYNLKENLPDGEYVLPLDKAELVREGKDVTILTYSRMRHHCTQAIKTLEKQGIDPELIDLISLKPIDMETIAKSVKKTHRVIIVEECMKTAGIAAEVMSLINEQLFDELDAPVLRLSSQDIPTPYNGTLERLTIIQPDNIVEAVQNMLALNV from the coding sequence ATGGCGGAAACTTTACTTTTTAATGCCCTGCGTCAGGCGATCGATGAAGAAATGGCCCGGGACGAAACGGTCTTTGTGATGGGCGAAGACGTCGGTCATTACGGCGGTTCCTATAAGGTTACGAAGGATTTAGCCAAGAAATATGGCGATCTGCGCGTTCTGGATACTCCCATCGCAGAAAACAGCTTTACCGGGATGGCTGTTGGGGCCGCGATGACAGGCCTGCGGCCGATCATCGAAGGGATGAACATGGGCTTTTTGCTGTTGGCCTTTAACCAAATTTCAAACAATGCCGGGATGTTGCGCTACACGTCCGGTGGTAATTTTACGATTCCGATGGTGATCCGGGGCCCCGGCGGGGTTGGGCGTCAGTTGGGTGCCGAACACTCCCAACGCCTCGAAGCCTATTTCCAAGCGGTGCCTGGCCTAAAAATTGTCGCCTGTTCCACCCCCTACAATGCCAAGGGTTTATTGAAAGCCGCAATCCGCGACGAAAACCCTGTCCTGTTTTTTGAACATGTATTGCTCTACAACCTCAAGGAAAACCTACCTGATGGGGAATATGTCCTGCCCCTCGATAAGGCAGAACTGGTCCGGGAAGGGAAAGACGTCACGATCTTGACCTACTCCCGGATGCGTCACCACTGTACCCAGGCGATCAAAACCCTTGAAAAACAGGGTATTGATCCAGAGCTAATCGATTTGATCTCCCTCAAGCCCATTGATATGGAGACGATCGCCAAATCTGTGAAAAAGACCCACCGGGTGATTATCGTCGAAGAATGTATGAAAACGGCAGGGATTGCCGCTGAGGTGATGTCTTTGATCAACGAGCAACTGTTCGATGAGCTAGATGCCCCTGTACTGCGCCTGTCTTCCCAGGATATCCCCACCCCCTATAACGGTACCCTGGAGCGCCTGACTATCATCCAACCCGATAATATCGTCGAAGCCGTGCAGAATATGCTCGCCCTTAACGTCTAA
- the secD gene encoding protein-export membrane protein SecD encodes MQKQRFIIVAILFLVAIAITILTTLPLQLGLDLRGGAQLTIQVQPNAEGVVVGADDTAAVKRVIENRINGLGVAEAITQLVGEDRILVQLPGVTDPEQAERVLGGTAQLEFRPQKPDTEQEFQERFGLRRQLEAELQVIRSGNNPEVTEAQIAELEGAIAELDEQILTLFEPVNLVGEYVTNAQPAPTQTGSSWQVFLNFNAEGGDLFAEITKSLAGTGRSVGIFLDDALLSAPTVGPEYAAQGIAGGNVTITGNFDLETASDLAIQIRGGSLPFPVAVVENRTVGATLGQDSIRRSIYAGIAGLILVLIFVAVYYRLPGVIADVALIIYTLLTLACYSLVGVTLTLPGIAGFILSIGMAVDANVLIFERTREEIYKGNTLYRSVESGFFNAFSSILDGNVTTVIACAALFFLGSGLVKGFALTLAIGVGVSMFTAITCSRTLMLLAVLSFPGVRQNPSLFAPNAPKASN; translated from the coding sequence ATGCAAAAACAACGGTTCATCATAGTTGCGATTCTTTTTCTGGTGGCGATCGCCATCACGATTTTGACGACCCTCCCCCTCCAGCTGGGCCTCGATCTCCGGGGGGGTGCCCAGTTGACGATCCAAGTGCAACCAAACGCCGAGGGAGTCGTGGTTGGGGCCGATGATACCGCCGCAGTAAAGCGAGTAATCGAAAATCGAATCAATGGTCTGGGGGTTGCTGAGGCGATTACCCAGCTCGTTGGGGAAGACCGGATCTTAGTGCAACTGCCTGGGGTGACTGACCCAGAACAGGCAGAACGGGTCTTGGGGGGAACCGCCCAATTGGAATTTCGCCCCCAAAAGCCCGATACCGAGCAAGAATTTCAGGAACGTTTTGGTCTCCGGCGTCAACTGGAAGCAGAACTACAGGTGATCCGGTCCGGTAATAATCCTGAAGTGACCGAGGCACAAATTGCGGAACTAGAAGGGGCGATCGCCGAACTAGATGAACAAATTTTGACCCTCTTTGAACCCGTTAATCTAGTGGGTGAATATGTCACCAATGCTCAACCAGCCCCGACCCAAACCGGAAGCAGTTGGCAAGTCTTTTTGAATTTCAACGCCGAAGGGGGCGACCTCTTTGCTGAAATTACAAAGAGCCTGGCAGGGACAGGGCGCAGTGTCGGGATTTTTCTGGATGATGCCCTCCTCAGTGCCCCCACCGTTGGCCCAGAATATGCCGCCCAGGGGATCGCCGGGGGCAACGTGACGATCACTGGGAATTTTGACTTAGAAACAGCCAGTGATTTGGCCATTCAAATTCGCGGCGGTTCTTTGCCGTTCCCTGTGGCTGTTGTTGAAAACCGCACCGTGGGAGCGACCCTAGGACAAGATTCCATTCGTCGGAGCATCTACGCCGGGATTGCGGGGCTCATTCTTGTCCTCATTTTTGTCGCTGTATACTATCGCCTGCCGGGGGTGATTGCCGACGTTGCTCTAATTATTTACACGCTCCTGACCCTGGCCTGTTATTCTCTCGTGGGGGTGACCCTAACTTTGCCGGGGATTGCCGGTTTTATTTTAAGTATCGGGATGGCCGTCGATGCCAATGTGCTGATCTTTGAGCGCACCCGAGAAGAAATTTACAAAGGCAATACCCTCTATCGATCGGTGGAATCGGGGTTTTTCAATGCCTTCTCCAGTATTTTGGATGGGAATGTCACCACGGTGATTGCTTGTGCCGCTCTCTTTTTCCTTGGCTCCGGTCTGGTAAAAGGTTTTGCCCTCACTTTGGCGATCGGGGTGGGCGTGAGTATGTTCACGGCGATCACCTGTAGCCGGACGCTCATGTTGCTAGCAGTGTTGAGCTTCCCAGGTGTGCGCCAAAACCCCAGTTTATTTGCGCCCAATGCTCCTAAAGCCTCAAATTAA
- the secF gene encoding protein-export membrane protein SecF produces MTFKFSVTKQRLLWWSISAIAMVASVLFMGISLNQIQAPLRPSLDFVGGTKIQVSLDCTVAGNCDAPLETAAIQTVVEEQGVSGSSVQILGEERTAFSVRTPPLDVDQRTRLVAALETEVGTFDAGTIQIDSVGPTIGRELFIQGMLALLVSFFGIVIYLSIRFQLDYALFAIAAVFHDALVTAGVFSFLGLVAGVEVDSLFLVSLLTIIGFSVNDTVVIYDRVRENIAADTDKTIAEIVDISVVQTLGRSINTTLTTLLPLVAIFLFGGSTLKFFALALIIGFVSGSYSSIFVASTLLAWWRGRNGQPPKMFKETMDAAELS; encoded by the coding sequence ATGACTTTTAAATTTAGCGTTACCAAACAACGTCTTCTGTGGTGGTCTATCTCGGCGATCGCCATGGTTGCCAGTGTGCTATTTATGGGGATTTCCCTGAACCAAATTCAAGCACCACTGCGGCCTAGTTTAGACTTTGTGGGGGGGACAAAAATCCAAGTGTCCCTTGATTGCACGGTGGCAGGCAATTGCGATGCGCCCCTGGAAACAGCAGCGATTCAAACGGTAGTTGAAGAGCAGGGAGTGAGTGGAAGTAGCGTACAAATTTTAGGGGAAGAACGCACGGCTTTTTCGGTGCGCACGCCCCCACTAGATGTGGATCAACGCACTCGCCTAGTCGCTGCCCTCGAAACTGAAGTGGGCACTTTTGATGCAGGGACAATTCAGATTGATTCGGTGGGGCCAACAATTGGACGAGAATTGTTTATCCAGGGAATGTTAGCCCTGTTGGTCTCATTTTTTGGGATTGTAATTTATTTAAGTATTCGTTTTCAGCTGGACTATGCACTGTTTGCGATCGCCGCGGTGTTTCACGATGCGTTGGTCACAGCAGGGGTCTTTTCATTCCTGGGTTTGGTGGCCGGGGTAGAAGTGGATAGCCTCTTTTTAGTATCCCTATTAACGATTATTGGCTTTTCGGTGAATGATACGGTAGTTATCTATGATCGTGTGCGAGAAAATATCGCGGCCGACACAGATAAAACCATCGCTGAAATCGTTGATATTTCTGTGGTACAAACCTTGGGGCGATCGATTAATACAACCCTAACCACTCTCTTACCCCTGGTGGCGATTTTTCTATTTGGCGGCTCGACCCTCAAATTCTTTGCCCTTGCTCTGATCATCGGGTTTGTTAGTGGTTCTTATTCCAGTATTTTTGTGGCCAGTACCCTCTTGGCTTGGTGGCGCGGTCGCAATGGCCAACCGCCAAAAATGTTTAAAGAAACAATGGATGCGGCGGAACTCTCTTAG
- a CDS encoding hypothetical protein (conserved hypothetical membrane protein) produces the protein MGDRRPQELTTDNSLSPLARKLARLNVLGRWLFVVMLWLTLGNYGFWALREEFPLWQEYLTWAVIRLSLGYHYWASAALTLCVAYTCAILVWHSQKLLRGWSDRECYRLNRWAERLDQNKRHWLWRVLKYF, from the coding sequence ATGGGCGATCGCCGACCGCAAGAGCTTACCACAGACAATTCTCTCAGTCCCTTGGCTCGCAAATTAGCCCGCTTGAATGTGTTGGGACGTTGGCTGTTTGTCGTGATGCTTTGGTTAACCTTGGGAAATTACGGTTTTTGGGCATTACGGGAAGAATTTCCCCTCTGGCAAGAATATTTGACCTGGGCAGTGATCCGGCTCAGTCTTGGTTATCACTATTGGGCCAGTGCCGCGTTGACCCTTTGCGTGGCCTATACCTGTGCAATTTTGGTGTGGCATAGCCAAAAGCTGCTGCGGGGCTGGTCTGATCGGGAATGCTATCGTCTCAATCGCTGGGCTGAACGCTTAGATCAAAATAAACGACACTGGCTATGGCGGGTCTTAAAATATTTTTAG
- the ompR gene encoding transcriptional regulator protein, LuxR family: MATEKTASEAALSEREIEIVDLVAEGLTNHEIAARLEISKRTVDNHISNILTKTATDNRVSLVRWALQWGKVCLDNVNCCTLPSNSVTPNQ, encoded by the coding sequence ATGGCTACGGAAAAGACAGCAAGCGAAGCGGCTCTATCGGAACGGGAAATTGAAATTGTTGATTTGGTGGCAGAGGGCCTGACGAACCATGAGATTGCAGCTCGCCTTGAAATCAGTAAACGTACTGTTGATAATCACATTAGTAATATTCTGACAAAGACGGCGACGGATAATCGGGTTTCTCTGGTGCGCTGGGCCCTCCAATGGGGTAAGGTTTGTCTTGACAATGTTAATTGCTGTACTCTTCCATCAAATTCTGTCACCCCGAATCAATGA
- a CDS encoding WD40-like Beta Propeller Repeat protein: MICRSGAIALIGILLLGCQSTSFVTPPADPLGNNLNSLHSEKNPRLSDDGRFLIFSSDRQRQRRIFLYDLAQRRLLSLPGLHQPNVFYDQPDISRNGRFIVYTSEQEGKTNIYLYDRQTFQSQNLTRTYLGQVRNPTISGDGRWIAFEGDRTGQWDIEVIDRGVQPDLVEAE, from the coding sequence ATGATTTGTCGCAGTGGGGCGATCGCCTTGATCGGGATCTTGCTTCTGGGTTGTCAGAGTACAAGTTTCGTGACACCCCCGGCTGATCCTCTGGGGAATAATCTCAACAGCCTCCACAGCGAAAAAAATCCTCGACTTTCTGATGATGGTCGTTTTTTGATTTTTAGTAGCGATCGCCAACGGCAACGACGTATTTTTTTGTATGATCTCGCCCAGCGACGACTGTTATCCTTACCAGGTTTGCACCAACCCAACGTGTTTTATGATCAGCCGGATATTAGCCGCAATGGTCGCTTCATCGTCTACACCTCGGAACAGGAAGGAAAAACGAATATTTATCTCTACGATCGCCAAACTTTCCAGAGCCAAAACCTCACCCGTACTTATCTTGGCCAAGTGCGTAACCCAACAATTAGTGGCGATGGTCGTTGGATTGCCTTTGAAGGCGATCGCACGGGGCAATGGGATATTGAAGTAATTGATCGCGGTGTCCAACCGGATCTCGTCGAAGCAGAATAG